The Sediminicola sp. YIK13 genomic sequence CCTCCGATAGCTATCGGGAAATATTATCCGACCAGTTGAACATCTACCATACCATGATCAGCAGCAAATTGAACGATATCATGAAGTTCCTGACCGTTTTTTCGGTCATTTTTATCCCCTTGACCTTCATTGCAGGGATCTATGGTACCAACTTTGATGTGCTGCCAGAATTACATTACCAATACAGCTATTTTATCATGTGGGGGATTATGATCCTAGTGGTCATAGGAATGCTGATCTACTTTAGAAGAAAAAAATGGCTTTAATCCAAATAAAGGCAGGCTAATTAGAAAGGAAACATTCTACTTCTATTCTTAGCTTATATAATTATTCTTTAACAGCTACTACCTCTATTTCAATTTTGGCATTGGCGGCCAGCCCACTGGCGGCAAAGGTGGTCCGAGCGGGTTTTTTGGTAAAGTATTGGGTATAAACCTCATTAAAGGCAGCAAAATCCTCAATAGTACTCAGGATCACCGTACATTTTACCACTCGGTCCAAATTCATTCCATGGTGTTCCAAAACTGCAGCAATATTTTTAATGACCTGCTCCGTTTCGGCCTTGATACCTCCTGTAACCAAAGTCCTTGTGCTATGATCCATTCCTATCTGACCGGTCAAAAAGTACATCTTGCCCACAGCTACGGCATCACTATAAGGGGCAGATTGCCTTTTCTCTTCATGTGATGCATGGAAAACAAGGGTAGATTCCTCTTGGGCATTTAGTGTTGTTACTGAGAACAATGTCAAGGCAATAAGTAGATATAAACTATTTTTCATAATGTAAAGTGCTTAATTGGCTACCATATTGGCGGTAGCACCCTTTTATGTTCATTAAAATTAGCCTATTTTTATCAAAAATATACCATATGAGTACCAAAGACGAATTCTTTGCTCACATTGAAGAAGGATACACCACCAAAGGTGACTTTATCACCATGGGTTCTGCCATTTTGGATGGGGAAACCGTAACCAACGCTTTTGTAAAGATCCCACTAAAAACCTTGAACAGGCATGGCCTTATTGCCGGAGCAACAGGAACTGGAAAAACAAAGACCTTACAGGTTATAGCAGAAAATTTATCGGACAAAGGTATTCCGGTACTCTTAATGGACCTGAAAGGAGATTTGAGTGGACTTGCACAGCCCAGCCCAGGACACCCAAAAATTGATGAGCGCCATGCTAAAATTGGGATCCCTTTCGAAGCCAAAGGTTTTCCTGTGGAAATCCTTTCTCTTTCAGAACAGGGAGGGGTAAAACTGAGGGCAACGGTTTCCGAATTTGGGCCTGTCCTCCTATCCAGGATCTTGGACCTATCAGAAACCCAAGAAGGTATCGTGGCCGTGGTATTTAAATATTGTGACGATAACAAAATGCCCTTGTTAGATTTAAAGGACTTCAAAAAAGTTTTACAATACGCGACAGGGGAAGGCAAAAAAGAATTCCAGGACAGCTATGGAAGGATTTCCACCAGCTCTACTGGGACCATCCTACGGAAGATCATTGAATTGGAGCAACAAGGTGCCGAATTGTTTTTTGGGGAAAAATCCTTTGATGTAGAGGACCTTGTACGCATCAATGAAGATGGCAGGGGTTATATCAATATCCTACGCCTTACGGATATCCAAGACCGACCAAAATTGTTCTCCACTTTTATGTTGAGTCTTTTGGCCGAAATATATTCAACCTTTCCTGAGCAAGGGGACAGTGATAGGCCAGAATTGATTCTGTTTATTGATGAGGCCCATTTAATTTTCAAAGAAGCGTCAAAAGCGCTGATGGACCAGATTGAAAGTATTGTGAAATTGATACGTTCCAAGGGAATTGGTCTCTATTTTGTGACCCAAAACCCAACCGATGTGCCCGATGATGTCTTGGCACAGTTGGGACTTAAAGTACAGCATGCCTTGAGGGCCTTCACTGCCAAAGACAGAAAGGCAATTAAATTGACTGCCGAAAACTATCCCGATTCTGACTTTTATGACACCAAGGAAGTATTGACCTCTTTGGGTATTGGAGAGGCTTTGATTTCTGCCTTGGATGAAAAAGGAAGACCTACGCCCTTGGCCGCAACCATGTTACGGGCACCAATGAGCCGTATGGACGTGCTTACGGATAGTGAGCTCAAATCTATCGTAGACAATTCCAAATTGGTGAAAAAATACAACGATATTGTAGACCGCGAAAGTGCCTATGAAATACTGAACGAGAAAATCGAAAAGGCTGAAATAGCAGCTGAAAAGGCAAAAGAAAAAGAAGAAAAAGAAACTGTTAGCAGAAGATCTACCAGAAGAAGAACAAGCACAAGACAAAACCCTGTAATTAAAGTTCTCACCAGTGCTACATTTATAAGAGGCGTTTTGGGAGTGCTAAAAAAAGTAATGCGTTAAACAACCTATGAAAAACAAGAATATTTTTGCCTTGGCCCTAGTTGCCATGACCTTTATACAATGCCAAAAAGCAGATAAGGAATTTTTAATCACCAAAGATAACGTTGGCAAAATAAGCCGAACCACTAAGGTGTCCGACTTAGAAGCGCTTTATGAAAAAGACTCCATTGTTTTGGATACCAATGTTTCCAAATTGACCTCAACCCCTGAAAAAATTCAGGTCTTCGAAAAAGGCGGGGTGCATTTATTGACCTTGACACCCAACACGGACAGTATTCCTACCATTGAGAATATTAGAATTTACGATCCTCGTTTTGTATCTGATAAAGGGGTAAGTCTTGTAAGCACCTTTAAGGACATCAAGGACAACTATACCATTGATAAGATTGTGACCTCCATGAACAATGTGGTCATCTTTTTAAGTGATAGCGATATGTACATCACCATAGACAAGGAGGAATTACCAGAAAGTCTGCGCTATGCCTATGCCGGTGACATTGAAGCGGTACAGATTCCGGATGTGGCAAAAATAAAATACATTATGGTAGGCTGGGATTAATTCCAACTACCATAAATGCAATCTCTAGGTCTGCAGAGAACCCAACAAAAAATAAGTAGTATCACTTCGAGCAAGGTCAAGAGGTGGATGAACAAAACAGCTAATGAAAAAATACACGGTACAAAAAGCCCCTTTTGTGGTCCCCACTGCCGACGGGAAGCTAATAGAAGAGCATTTTGGAAGGGCCACCGATGGCAATTCCCAAGTGAGTATTGCCCATATGGTTGCCCCTCCGGGATGGAGCGAACCTTTCCAAACACCAGAATTTGATGAATACACCTATGTCATCAAGGGAAAGAAACAATTTATCATCGATGGGGAGCAAGTGATCCTGGAAGCCGGACAGTCCATAAAAATTGAAAAAAATACCCGTATTCAATATTCAAATCCTTTTGATGTTCCTTGTGAATACATCGCTGTTTGTCTCCCGGCATTTTCCATGGAAAGCGTAAATCGGGAGGAATAGCAGTACAAGTGGAAACTATGGAAAAATTGATTTATAAATATTTGGCCCTTGCCTACGGACAGTATTTTAATGCCTTGTCCCTAGTTTCCAAAAGAAAAGCCGCAGAAAAGGCTTTTATGCTTTACTGTACGCCACGAAAAGGCAAGGTTTTGCCCCACCAAAAAGAATATTTGGACGATGCGAAGGACCAAATAATTAAAGCGGCCAATACCAATATTCAGACATACAAATGGTCAGGCACAAACGAAACTGTGCTTTTGCTCCACGGCTGGGAAAGCAATGTCTTCCGATGGAAAATACTGATTGAAAAATTACAGGAGGAAAATTATAACATCATTGCCCTTGATGCCCCCGGGCATGGAAATTCCGCTGGCAATATTTTGAATGTACCACTCTATACCGAGTGTGCCAATGAGGTTATTCACAACTATCAACCTTCCCACATCATCGGGCATTCCATGGGCGGGATGACCACTATATACAACCAGTACAAGTACCCCAATCCCGGGATAAAAAAATTGGTATCCTTAGGCTCCCCTTCGGAACTGTCGGAAATGATGGACCACTACCAAAATTTATTGAGCTTTAACGACACCGTTCTTTCGGGACTGGAAACGTACATAAAAGAGCAATACGAAATAGAAGTACAACACTTTTCTGCGGCCAGATTTTCGGAAAGTATTGCCCAGAAAGGGTTTATCGTTCACGATGAACTTGACCAGATAGCGCCCTTTTCCGCGGCTGAAAAAATCCATGGCCAATGGAAAAACAGTTCTCTTTTAAAAACTTCAGGTCTGGGGCATTCACTTCATCAGGAAGAAGTGAACCAAAAAATTATTGACTTCCTCAAGTCATAAAAATCATTTATTTTTATCAAAAATAGTCGCTATGTCCAAAGTAAACCCATTTCACATTGCCATCCCCGTTCATAACCTAGACGAATGCCGAACCTTCTACAGGGATATCCTAAATTGTGAGGAAGGCCGTAGTAGTGACCATTGGGTAGATTTTAGCCTTTTTGGCCATCAGCTGGTGATACATTACAAACCCAAATCTAAAGAGGAATCATTGCATACCAATCCCGTAGACGGCAAGGACGTTCCTGTCCCTCATTATGGGGTGGTATTGGACTGGGACCAATTTGAGAATTTTGCTGAGGATTTAAAATCCAAAAAAGTTAAGTTTGTCATTGAGCCTTACATCAGGTTCGCAGGCCAAGTGGGCGAACAGGCGACCATGTTCTTCTATGATCCGGCAGGCAATGCTTTGGAGTTTAAATCTTTTAAAGATATGGGGCAGTTATTTGCAAAATAACCTGAATAGTTCATAGACCTCTTCCAAACCTCTTTTGTATTAGACTGACACGTATTTTTCAAAGCACACACTGTTTTCAATTCCGGCATACTGTCCATAATTGGGAATGATTTGATATCCATTCTTGGTGTAGAGGGCTATTGCCTCTGGTTGTCTTTTTCCTGTTTCCAATACACATTTTTGGTAGCCCAATTCCCGTGCCCAATTTTCCAATGCGGACAAGACCTTAGTAGCGATTCCTTCACCCCTTTTTTTCGGAGTCACGTACATGCGTTTTATTTCCATGACTTCTGGCTCAAATTCCTTAATGGCCCCACAGGCCACGGGAAGATCCTTTTCGTAGGCGACCAGCGCATATTTTATAAGATGTAGCTTATTGAATTGATCATAAAACGAATGATCTTCCCCGTCCCTTTCGGCCAAGTCCCCATCCAGTAGGGCCACAAGCTTTTTAAAGTCGGACTGCGAGGCATCGGTTTTAACTATGCGAACCATAGGATTTTTATGATATCATTATTTATAACGCCAGCTGGTCAGATCAGCACCTTTAGGAGCGCTCTCAGCAATACGTTTCATGATTTTGGGCACATACATGGTATTGTACCGCAGTCGACTAATGTAATTGGGCTGGTCCGGGTCCCCATTCCAACAATGCTCCGCCCTATCTCCATAAGCTACTTCCCCCTCATAATAAGGATCTGTGGTACTTTCTAAAAAGTCCTCCATCAGATACACGGCATTGTTCAAATAGTAATTGTCCATATCACCACAATAGATATGTATTTTTCCCTTCAATTTATCTCCCAATTTGTCCCAATCGCGTTCCATAATATATCGAAGGTCATAGTTTTCCTGCCAGTATTTAGCCACATCTGCATTAATATCCCCACTCATTTTATCCCATAAGCGAACTGGGTATCCATCTGCCCCTTGTGGAGAATACGTTGCCTCCCAAATATCCCATTGCTGTCCAGACCTTGACTTATCCCCTAACACCAGCTCCAAGTGATTCCCTTCCCGCAAGGTAGATTGTATTTGGCCTAGGTTATCGCGATGGGCAGGTACCTCTAATTTTTTAAAGTTGCTGTCATAGTAATAGGCATTTTTATCCTCATAGATATTGGTTAGGCAATAGGCCCTAAAATCAATAGGGTCCGGACACGCCGCAAAACAACCGTTGTATTCATCAGGATACTTCACTTGTACAGCCAAGGCCTCCCAACCTCCCGTAGAACCGCCATAGAGAAAACGGGACCAGCCTTCGCCCATGCCCCTAAAATTCTTTTCAATATACGGGATAAGCTCATGGGTAATAGCATCCCCGTAAGGGCCTTGGCTGGCTGAGTTGACCGCATAGGAGTCGTCATAATACGGTGTGGGGTGCTGAATTTGGATGATAATGAACCTAGGGAAATCTGGTTCGTTCCAACGCTTATAGAAGTCATATGCTTCCTGTTCCTGAATTATATTATACCCTTCAACATTGAAACGTGAGGAATATTCCGGCTTCATATTGGGATCTGGGGGCGTAGTACTAAATCCACCAAAATCACTCGGAAAGTGCCCGTGGAATATCATCAACGGATACTTGGCTTCTGGGTGCTCTTCAAATCCTTTGGGCAACAATACATGGGCTCCCAAGTACATGTCTCTCCCCCAAAATTTGGAGAGTTTCTCGGATTTTAATTTGATGTGCTTTATCCATTCCGTGTCCTCTGGCTCTTCTATTGGAGGAATGATCTGGTCCATTTGAATATTTATATCCGGAATCCCATTTTCGGTGATGGTAACCTTTAAGGGCTTGCTATAAATATTGCCCGGAGATGTTTTCCATTGCTGGCCTTCCCCATTGTCCATTGGCAATTTTACGGTCTGCCCCGTGGACAAATTGAAAGTTTCATACTTGTGTAAAAGTGCTTGTACATAATAATCCCCTGGTGGAATATCTGTCATACTCGCAATCGGAAAACCAAAGTCCTCCCCATTGAAGACTACTTTATCATTGGGTGCCATTCCATCTACATTTTTTCCATAGATCAGTTGGGCCTTGAGACCATCATTAATTTGAAATCGCGGTTCTGTTTGGTCATTATCCGCCAGCATCAACAATAACCTACCGTCCATTTTTTCCGATCCAACGGCATCAGAGAAGGATACATTTATGGCAATGGGATTGGAGGTTTCCTTGTTTGATTGACAGGATGCGATGCCAATAATGGCAATAAGGAGAAAAATTCTTTTCATGGTTTGGAATGGATATATTTAGAGAAAAGATACTCTTTTCCCGAGAATAATCAAACCCCATAAGCCAACCTCCTTGCCAAAAAAATGTAATTGATGAACATATCCAGTGCGAGGATAGTAATCCAGTTGATCATAAGAAAAATTGATTTTAAACGTTATTAAAGAGGACTAGGTTTTGATACCTACTAAATTTCTGGTCTATGAAAAAAGCATTAGCCGTATTCTTGGTGTTTGGCAGCATCATTGCCATAAGCAGTTGTGATTATGACGACAGTAATGATATAGATGTGTTAAACCCCTATGACAGTATTCAAGGGACGAACTATAAAACAAAAATGCCCCAATAAATTGAGGCATTCATAGTTGTTATATTATTTTCTTCCTCTGTGACGTTCCCTTGCCAATAAGGTGTTCTTAAGGAGCATGGCTATGGTCATAGGTCCTACCCCACCCGGAACGGGGGTAATGAAGGATGCCTTTTTGCTAACGTTCTCAAAATCCACATCCCCAGTAATATAATACCCTTTTTCCTTGGTATCATCTGCTACTCTGGTAATTCCCACGTCGATGACCACAACATCGTCCTTCACCATTTCTGCCTTTAAAAAATTGGGCACACCAAGGGCTGATATAATAATATCTGCCTGGGAGGTTATCTGTGTAATATTTTTAGTGTGGCTATGGGTCAATGTGACCGTGGAATTTCCTGGCCATCCTTTACGGCCCATAAGGATACTCATAGGGCGACCAACAATATGGCTTCTTCCTATTACAACGGTATGCTTTCCTTTGGTATCCACATTATAGCGCTCCAATAATTCCAAAATTCCAAAAGGAGTAGCCGGAATAAACGTGCTCATATCCAGTGCCATTTTACCGAAATTCATAGGGTGGAATCCGTCCACATCCTTATCTGGGTCCACGGCCAACAAGACTTTTTGTGTATCTATCTGTGGAGGTAAGGGAAGCTGAACGATAAAACCGTCGATATCGTCATTTTCGTTAAGTTCCTCTATCTTTTTCAGTAATTCAAGTTCAGAAGTGGTACTTGGCATTTTTACCAAGGTAGATTCGAATCCTACCTTTTCACAGGAACGTACCTTACTGCCCACATAGGTTAGACTGGCACCGTCGTTACCAACGATTATTGCTGCCAGATGCGGAACCTTTTCTCCACGTTCCTTCATTTTGGAAACCTCAACGGCAATTTCCTCCTTAATCTGATTGGAAACTTTCTTTCCGTCCAATAGCTCCATAGTATTTTTTTTAGGTATTAGTTTTTAAATCAGGGTTCAATTACTTCATCCCCTTCATGGCACCCATCATTTGCATCATCTTTTTACCGCCACCGCCTTGCATCATCTTCATCATCTTGCTCATTTGGTTGAACTGTTTCAATAATTGGTTCACCTCCTGTACCGTTCTCCCACTCCCTTTGGCTACACGTACTTTTCTGCTAGCGTTCAATACGGCAGGATTGGCACGTTCATCGGGGGTCATAGAATGTATGATGGCCTCAATATGTTTGAAGGCATCATCATCTATATCCAACCCTTTAAGGGCCTTGCCGGCTCCAGGGATCATCCCCATCAGGTCCTTTAGGCTACCCATCTTTTTTATTTGCTGAATCTGACTCAAGAAGTCATCAAAACCAAAGGTGTTCTTGGCAATTTTCTTTTGGATCTTTCGTGCTTCCTCTTCATCGAATTGCTCTTGTGCTCGCTCTACCAATGAAACAACATCTCCCATCCCTAGGATACGATCTGCCATTCGGGAAGGATGGAATACATCAATGGCATCCATTTTTTCTCCTGTTCCAATAAATTTAATAGGCTTATCTACCACCGATTTTATAGAAATAGCGGCACCACCACGGGTATCACCATCCAATTTGGTAAGGATTACCCCATCAAAATTAAGGATGTCATTAAAGGCCTTGGCAGTATTCACTGCGTCCTGACCGGTCATGGCATCTACAACAAAAAGGGTTTCTTGAGGTTCAATGGCCTTATGGATGTTGGAGATTTCCTTCATCATGGCCTCATCCACTGCCAAACGACCAGCGGTATCTATGATGACCACATTGTGTCCGTTGGCCTTCGCGTGGGCGATACCAGCCTTGGCAATCGCCACGGGATCATTATTACCTTTATCCGAGTATACCTCAATTTCCAATTGGTCCCCAACAACGTGTAACTGGTCTATCGCCGCAGGACGGTAAACATCACAGGCAACCAACAAAGGATTTTTTGATTTTTTGGTCTTTAAGAAATTGGCGAGTTTTCCAGAAAATGTAGTCTTACCAGAACCTTGTAGACCCGACATTAAAATAATGGAAGGGTTCCCAGAAAGGTCTATGCCCTCTGTTTCACCACCCATGAGCTCTATCAACTCATCCTTTACCAATTTCACCATCAACTGCCCTGGCTGAAGGGAAGTCAGTACATTTTGGCCCAACGCCTTTTCCTTGACCGTATTGGTAAATTCTTTTGCAATCTTAAAATTGACATCTGCGTCCAACAAAGCCCTTCTAACCTCTTTAAGGGTTTCAGCAACATTTATTTCCGTTATCTGTCCATGCCCTTTGAGGACGTGTAATGCCTTATCTAACTTTTCGCTTAAATTATCAAACATAGTCTTGCAGTATTAAGAATTGCAAATTTAAGAATAACAATGGGAAGTGGGAAGTTTGTCCCAAAAAATATAAATGCAAAAAGGGCAACTTCATTACGAAGTCACCCTTTTTAAAATATTTGGGGCAAAAAAGTGGTTCTTATTTCTCGAAGACCAAGGTTTCTATGGTACCGTC encodes the following:
- a CDS encoding Rid family detoxifying hydrolase, whose product is MKNSLYLLIALTLFSVTTLNAQEESTLVFHASHEEKRQSAPYSDAVAVGKMYFLTGQIGMDHSTRTLVTGGIKAETEQVIKNIAAVLEHHGMNLDRVVKCTVILSTIEDFAAFNEVYTQYFTKKPARTTFAASGLAANAKIEIEVVAVKE
- a CDS encoding helicase HerA-like domain-containing protein; translation: MSTKDEFFAHIEEGYTTKGDFITMGSAILDGETVTNAFVKIPLKTLNRHGLIAGATGTGKTKTLQVIAENLSDKGIPVLLMDLKGDLSGLAQPSPGHPKIDERHAKIGIPFEAKGFPVEILSLSEQGGVKLRATVSEFGPVLLSRILDLSETQEGIVAVVFKYCDDNKMPLLDLKDFKKVLQYATGEGKKEFQDSYGRISTSSTGTILRKIIELEQQGAELFFGEKSFDVEDLVRINEDGRGYINILRLTDIQDRPKLFSTFMLSLLAEIYSTFPEQGDSDRPELILFIDEAHLIFKEASKALMDQIESIVKLIRSKGIGLYFVTQNPTDVPDDVLAQLGLKVQHALRAFTAKDRKAIKLTAENYPDSDFYDTKEVLTSLGIGEALISALDEKGRPTPLAATMLRAPMSRMDVLTDSELKSIVDNSKLVKKYNDIVDRESAYEILNEKIEKAEIAAEKAKEKEEKETVSRRSTRRRTSTRQNPVIKVLTSATFIRGVLGVLKKVMR
- a CDS encoding cupin domain-containing protein yields the protein MKKYTVQKAPFVVPTADGKLIEEHFGRATDGNSQVSIAHMVAPPGWSEPFQTPEFDEYTYVIKGKKQFIIDGEQVILEAGQSIKIEKNTRIQYSNPFDVPCEYIAVCLPAFSMESVNREE
- a CDS encoding alpha/beta fold hydrolase produces the protein MEKLIYKYLALAYGQYFNALSLVSKRKAAEKAFMLYCTPRKGKVLPHQKEYLDDAKDQIIKAANTNIQTYKWSGTNETVLLLHGWESNVFRWKILIEKLQEENYNIIALDAPGHGNSAGNILNVPLYTECANEVIHNYQPSHIIGHSMGGMTTIYNQYKYPNPGIKKLVSLGSPSELSEMMDHYQNLLSFNDTVLSGLETYIKEQYEIEVQHFSAARFSESIAQKGFIVHDELDQIAPFSAAEKIHGQWKNSSLLKTSGLGHSLHQEEVNQKIIDFLKS
- a CDS encoding VOC family protein; the encoded protein is MSKVNPFHIAIPVHNLDECRTFYRDILNCEEGRSSDHWVDFSLFGHQLVIHYKPKSKEESLHTNPVDGKDVPVPHYGVVLDWDQFENFAEDLKSKKVKFVIEPYIRFAGQVGEQATMFFYDPAGNALEFKSFKDMGQLFAK
- a CDS encoding GNAT family N-acetyltransferase produces the protein MVRIVKTDASQSDFKKLVALLDGDLAERDGEDHSFYDQFNKLHLIKYALVAYEKDLPVACGAIKEFEPEVMEIKRMYVTPKKRGEGIATKVLSALENWARELGYQKCVLETGKRQPEAIALYTKNGYQIIPNYGQYAGIENSVCFEKYVSV
- a CDS encoding alpha/beta hydrolase-fold protein, which encodes MKRIFLLIAIIGIASCQSNKETSNPIAINVSFSDAVGSEKMDGRLLLMLADNDQTEPRFQINDGLKAQLIYGKNVDGMAPNDKVVFNGEDFGFPIASMTDIPPGDYYVQALLHKYETFNLSTGQTVKLPMDNGEGQQWKTSPGNIYSKPLKVTITENGIPDINIQMDQIIPPIEEPEDTEWIKHIKLKSEKLSKFWGRDMYLGAHVLLPKGFEEHPEAKYPLMIFHGHFPSDFGGFSTTPPDPNMKPEYSSRFNVEGYNIIQEQEAYDFYKRWNEPDFPRFIIIQIQHPTPYYDDSYAVNSASQGPYGDAITHELIPYIEKNFRGMGEGWSRFLYGGSTGGWEALAVQVKYPDEYNGCFAACPDPIDFRAYCLTNIYEDKNAYYYDSNFKKLEVPAHRDNLGQIQSTLREGNHLELVLGDKSRSGQQWDIWEATYSPQGADGYPVRLWDKMSGDINADVAKYWQENYDLRYIMERDWDKLGDKLKGKIHIYCGDMDNYYLNNAVYLMEDFLESTTDPYYEGEVAYGDRAEHCWNGDPDQPNYISRLRYNTMYVPKIMKRIAESAPKGADLTSWRYK
- a CDS encoding bifunctional 5,10-methylenetetrahydrofolate dehydrogenase/5,10-methenyltetrahydrofolate cyclohydrolase: MELLDGKKVSNQIKEEIAVEVSKMKERGEKVPHLAAIIVGNDGASLTYVGSKVRSCEKVGFESTLVKMPSTTSELELLKKIEELNENDDIDGFIVQLPLPPQIDTQKVLLAVDPDKDVDGFHPMNFGKMALDMSTFIPATPFGILELLERYNVDTKGKHTVVIGRSHIVGRPMSILMGRKGWPGNSTVTLTHSHTKNITQITSQADIIISALGVPNFLKAEMVKDDVVVIDVGITRVADDTKEKGYYITGDVDFENVSKKASFITPVPGGVGPMTIAMLLKNTLLARERHRGRK
- the ffh gene encoding signal recognition particle protein, giving the protein MFDNLSEKLDKALHVLKGHGQITEINVAETLKEVRRALLDADVNFKIAKEFTNTVKEKALGQNVLTSLQPGQLMVKLVKDELIELMGGETEGIDLSGNPSIILMSGLQGSGKTTFSGKLANFLKTKKSKNPLLVACDVYRPAAIDQLHVVGDQLEIEVYSDKGNNDPVAIAKAGIAHAKANGHNVVIIDTAGRLAVDEAMMKEISNIHKAIEPQETLFVVDAMTGQDAVNTAKAFNDILNFDGVILTKLDGDTRGGAAISIKSVVDKPIKFIGTGEKMDAIDVFHPSRMADRILGMGDVVSLVERAQEQFDEEEARKIQKKIAKNTFGFDDFLSQIQQIKKMGSLKDLMGMIPGAGKALKGLDIDDDAFKHIEAIIHSMTPDERANPAVLNASRKVRVAKGSGRTVQEVNQLLKQFNQMSKMMKMMQGGGGKKMMQMMGAMKGMK